CCCGTTCGGTGAACTTGATCGCGTTGCCGACCAGGTTGATGAGCACCTGCCGCAACCGCCCGGGATCGCCGCGCAGGTGGGTCGCCACGCCGTCGTGGATCACGCACGCCATCTCCAGCCCCTTGACCTGCGCGCGCGGCGCCAGGATGTCGCAGACGTCCTCGACCACCTGGCGCAGCTCGAATTCGACGCATTCGAACTCGAGCTTCCCGGCCTCGATCTTGGAGAAATCGAGGATGTCGTTGATCACGCCGAGGAGCGCCTCGGCGGAGGTCCGCACGGTCTCGGCGAATTTCCGCTGCGGCGGCGTGAGGTCGGTCTCCATCAGCAGGTCGGTCATGCCGATGACGCCATTCATGGGCGTGCGGATCTCGTGGCTCATGTTGGCGAGGAACTGCGACTTGGCCCGGTTGGCCGCGTCGGCCTGGTGGGCCAGCTCGTACGCCCTCTTGGTGGCCATCTCGAGCTCGCGCGTCCGCTGCTCGACCTTGTTCTCCAGATCCCGCTGCGAGCTCTCGACCTGCGCGCGGGACTCCCGCAGGCGATCGAGCATGGCGGCGAATGAGGTCCGGAGATCCTGGAGCTCGTCGCGCGACGTGACCTCGCCGATGCTGTGATCGAGCCTCCCCATCGCGACGGCGCGCGCGGCCTCCGCGAGCGACCGGATCGGCGAGGTGATCTTGCGCGTCAGGAACAGCGTGGCCCCGACGAAGAACAGGACGCAGACCGCGGCCGAGGCGCACGCGTGCATGGCGAAGGCGCGCATCCTCTGGCGCATGCCCTCCTGGCTGAGCCCGAGCTGCACATAGCCGATGGGGTCCTGAGCGGGGGATCCGGGGCCCTGTCCGGGGAAGAGAGCCGAATCCGCCTGCCCGCCGGAGCCCGCGACCGGAACCACCAGGTCGATGAAACCGCGGCCGTCGAGCCGGTCGGCCCGATCGGCCCACGTCGCCTGCGTCCCCTCCACCCGCCGTCCGTGGTGGATGAGCGCGGGCAACGCCCCGGAGCTGAAGGCCCGCTCGACGAGGCTTCGATCCGCGCGATCCACCAGGCGCACGTACGCGACCGATGGATGGTCGGCCAGCGCCTCGACGACTTGCTGCAGGGCCTCGCGATTCTCCGTATAGATGGCGTACTCGCTGTTCCTGGCCACCATCGCGGCCACGGCGGCGCCGTCCGACAGGAGCTGCCGGTAGCTGGCCGTGATCTGCTCGCGCACGGCGAGCGCCCCGGCGCTCAGGATGGTCGCCAGGATCGACGCCACGACGAGGGCGTTGAACTTGGCGGCCAGCCCGATTCTCCTGATCGCGGGAATGTTCATGGCCGAGCGGAATTCCTCCTCAATCGACCACCGCCAGCGCCCCCTGCAGGAGGCCGGACTGGATGTCGAGCTTCAGGATCCGGGCGGTCTTCATGTTGACCGAGTAGACGACCTTGCGGGGTGGCGCGGGCACGATCGACCGGGGCGCCGTCCCCTGCAGGATCTTCACCGCCATCTCCGCGCATTGCCTGCCGATGTCGCCGTAATCCCGGTCGAGCGCATAGAGGGCTCCCGCCTTGACCCAGGTGGCCGAGAGGCCGACGAAGGGGATCCGGTTGTGCAGGGAGAAGAGCAGGATGGGCCTGACCGTCTGGGGATTCAGGACCACCTGGTCCGCGACTCCCCAAAGGACATCGGCGCGATTGCCGAGGCTGTCGAGAGCTCCGGGAAGATCCCTGGGCGTGGTGACCTTGCGGGGATGCAGGGTCAGCCCCATGTCCCTCGCCGCGCGGGTGGCCTCGTCGATCCGATCCTGGTTCTCCGCAGGATTGAACAGGACGCCGATGTTCCGCAGCCCGGGCAGCATCCGCTGCAGCCAGCGCAATTCGAGCTCGACGGGAAATTCCAGGACCACGCCGGTGGCGTTGGCCGCCTCCTCCAGGTCGTCCGCCTTCAGCACCAGGCCGGCGACGATCGGGGTGTCCTTCACTTGCCGCACCGCCTCCTGGGTGGCGAGGGAGCCGAGCGTGAGAAGGACCTGCGCCCGATCCCGGCGCGCGCTCTGCAGGGCCGCGTCGGAGCCCGCCGGGTCGCCGTGCAGCGGATAGACGTCGATCTGCACCGCCACGCCCTGTCGCTCCAAATGGCTCCTGAATCCCGAAAGCGCCTCTTCGTAGGGCACCGCGTCCTGGCTGACGATCGCGGCGACCCGCATCCCCGCCGGCAGGACGGCGGCCCCGCCCGCGCCGGCCTGAGCGATGAGCAGGACGAGCACCGTGGCGGCGATCCGGCTCGCCGTCAGGAAGGGTCCGCGCGTCGGCTCGCGTCTCATGGAAGGCCTTAGAACTCGTACTTCACTTGGGCTCGAACGCTCCGGCCGTCCTGCGGGATGGCCACCTGCAGGTGCTCGGCGCCCCCCGGATCGGCGTATTTCTTGTCGAGAACGTTGAACAGGCTCAGCGAGAGGCTGGGGCCCTTCCTCCAGGCCCGGCTGAGAAGCGTGACGTTGGCCACGCCGAACCCGCCCGCCCGGCCGCCCTGGAGCGTTTCCCGGCTGCTCGTGTATTGCATCTCGAGCGCGGCCACGAGCTTCTCGGCCAGGAAGGGGACGGTGAGGTTGACCTTGGCGAGGTGCCGCGGCGAGTTGGTGAGCGTGGCGCCGGTCGAGGCGTCCTGGCTGCGCTGCAGAGCGTAGCTCACGCGCCCCTCCAGGAAGCGGTTGAAGGCGCCCTCGATTTCGAGCTCGACTCCTTCGGCCCGGGCGCGCTCGACGTTGTCGAACACGTCGAGCCCGTCCAGCGGGTCCGTTCCGAGCGTGATCAGGTCGTTGATCCCGTACCGGTAGACCGAGGCGGAGCCGCGCACGCGGGCGCCGAAGGTGTGGTCGGCGGCGACCTCGAGCGTCCGGATCGTCTCGGGACGCAGGTCTGGATTGGCCTTCTGCGACACGCCGCCGTCCTGATAGTACAGCTCGTAGACGTTGGGCGCCCGGAAGGCCCGTCCGTAAAGAAGCTTGAGGGTCGTGGCGTCCCCGACCGCGTAGATGACGCCGACCCGCGGGTTCGTCGTGCCGCCAAAGGTGTCGTAATCGTCGTGGCGCAGGCCGACGTTCACGATCAGGTTGTCCCGGACGCGGATCTCATCTTGAAGATAGAGCGCCCAGATGGACGACCGCCGTCTGTCCTGGAAGTAGAGGTAGTACGGCTCGGCGTCGTAGAAGCCCTGGTCCTGCCTCGAGCTGGTGCGGATCTCCGTCCCTCCGATCAGCTTCTGCCGATCGAAGCGCATGGTGATCGCCTGCACCTCTCCCGTCCACCACTCGCCGTAGCCGTAGTCCTTCGAATAGCTGGCCGCGTACGGATAGTCCCCCCGGTACCAGTAGCCGTCGTACGAGCCGGTCCCGACCAGCCGCGACGACAACCCGAATTCCCGCTCGAAACGCAGGTCCACGAAGGCGCGCTCGTCGGAGGTCCGCTCGCGCGCGTCGTTGAAGACGGTCCCGTACGACGCGGTGGGAACGTGCTTGGCGCGGCTGGAGTAGCCGGCCACGATCCGGGCGTTTGCCCATTCGAACTTGGTGAAGGCGCGGCGGAACCGATCGCCGTCGGCGCCCCTGGCCCAGCCACCGTTCGTCGCCGGGCTGTCGTACTCGGGGTAGAACAGATCCTGGCCGCCGCTGTCGCTGAAGGTGCCGCTCAGATACATCTCGAGGCCGTTCTCCAGGCGGGCGCCGTAGGCCGCCCGGGCCTGTCCGGTCGAGAAGCTGCCACCGGAGCCGGAGACCTCCCGCCCCTTCAGGTCCCGCCCCGATTTGGTGATGACGTTGATGACCGCCAGGAAGGCGTTCGTCCCATACAGCGACGAGCTCGGGCCCCGGATGATCTCGACGCGCTCGATCGTCTCCACGTCCACGACCGCCTCCGTGCCGATCGCCGCCTGGTCGTACACGTTGTCGTTCAGCCGGTGGCCGTCCAGGAGGAGCAGGATGCGGGTGTCGTAGTCACCGGGGCGATTGAAACCCCGCACGCCGATATAGCTGTAGTTCCGGTCGTACGTGGTGAAGATGCCGCGCACGCTGCGCAGGATCTCGGAGAGGGTCCGGTAGCCGTATCTCTGGATCTCCTCGGCCGTCACGATGCTGATCGCGGCGGGCGCTTCGCTCGGCTTCTGCTCGTACTTGGACGCCCCGAACACCGAGGGCAGCTCCTGGAAGAGGATCATCTCCTCCCCGGCGGATCCCGCCGCGGGGGGGCCCCCGGTCGGCCTCGCCCCCGCGTCGCCGGAACCGGCACGGACGTCGCGAGGCCCCGACAGGAGGAGGATGCAACCGAGGCACGCCACGACGACGATTCTGTAACCGCCCATCCCCGCCTCCACGGGGAGCCGACGCGAACGCGCGCGCACACTCCCCCCCGGAGGCAGAAACCTAAGTTCCGTCTGGAGATGGATCAAGCCGAATCGGGGCGGGGCGCGCCGATTCGAGGCCCCCGGGAAGGCGCCGGGATCAGCCGGACTCGAAGTGGAAATGCACCTCGACCGACGGACGCGGATACCCCTTCGGCAAGGGATCGAAGGGGGCCGCTTTCCGGACCGCGTCGAGCGCCGCCGCATCCCAGGTGCCGGAGCCGCTCTTGTAGTGCAGCACCGGCTCGGGGATGCTGCCGTCTTTCTGGATGACGGCGATCACCACCGCCTTGTTGCCGGGCTTGGGCGTGTCGGCCGGCCGTTTCCAGGACGACGCCACTTTCTTGTAGGTCTTCTGCTGGTAGAGGGTGTCCTTGAATTCGGCCGCGAAGAAGACCTTGAGCTGCGGCGCCGAGGCTGTGGCGGAGACCACGCCCGCCCGCTGGAACGCGAGCGCCATGACCGCCGCGGCGACGATCGGAAAGGCTCGGTTCACTGCCTTGCCCCGCTGCCCTGGGGGTTTTCCAGGGCCGCCTCATGGTACCAGATGAAACGGCCGGCGGCCGGGCCGGGATCCTGTCCGAGCGCCCGGACCTGTTCCTAGGCTTCGGGCGGACGTCCGGCCAGGACCCTCAGGAGGTCGTCGCCATAGGTCTCGAGCTTCGTGTGGCCGACTCCCTTGACCGCCTTGAGCCCGCCGCGATCGCTCGGCTTGAGTGCCGCCAGCGCCTCGAGCGTCGAGTCGTGGAAGACGACGTAGGCGGGGACGCGCCGGCGCTTCGCCTCCGCCGCGCGCCATGCCTTCAGGCGGCCGAGCAGCGCGGCGTCGGGTCTCGCCCCGGCGCCAGGCACCGCTTCGATCGCGGGCTTCCGCCGGCTGCGGGGCTCCTTCGGGGCCTCGCCACGGGGAAGCGCCAGCAGCGGGCGGTGGTCGGCGCGCATGACGGCCACCCCCTCGGCGCTGAGCGCAAGGACGAACGCGCCCGGGCGGCTCCCCTCGATGCCCCGGCGCTCCAGAAGGCCCGCCTCCACCAGCACCTCGAGCAGTCCCTTCACCTCATCCAGTTTCAAGTCGGCGAGCCGTCCAAACGTGGGAAGACGGTCGAGACCGCGATCGAGGACCGCCTGGCTCCGACTGCCCGTGAGGACCTGTGCGATCCGCTCCACGCCGAAGCGGGCGGGCAGGCGGGCCACGGCCGACAGGGCGATGCGGACGCGCTCGAACTCCCCATCGTCGAGCGGCCGCCCTTCCGCCCGCCGCCAGCCGAGGCAGACGTCGCAGGTTCCGCAGCGGACGACTGCCGCGCCTCGCCCGGCGCCGGCGAAGTAGTCGTAGATGAAGCGCGTGCGGCAGCCGCGTCCAAAGGCGTAGCGGATCATGGTGTCGAGGCGCCCCCGGTCGCGCCGCGCCTTGTCCGCCTGGGCCGCGAAATCCATGGGGGGCCCGCCGCTGCCGGGGCTCCGCCCGAGGCGCTCCGCGGCCCTCCGCAGCAGGCGCGCCGCGGTCGCCGCCGCCATGGCGCCGGCGGCGTCCCCGGAGCCGGCGGATTCGATCGTCGCGTCGTCCGCCCCGGTCCCCAGGAGCGCCCAGACCCGCCGGAACACGGCCGGCGACGGGTTCGACCCCGCCAGGAAGAATTCCTGCGTGCGCACGTCGGCCGGCCCGAACAGCAGGACTCCACGCGCCGGCAGGCCGTCCCGTCCGGCGCGCCCCACCTCCTGGTAGTACGCCTCGAGGCTTCCAGGCACTTCGGCGTGCGCCACGAAACGCAGGTCGCGCTTGTCCACGCCCATGCCGAACGCGTTCGTGGCGGCGATCGCGTCGAGCCGGCCGGCAAGGAAGTCGTCCTGCACCCGCACGCGCTCCGCATCGCCGAGCCCCGCGTGGTAGCGGCCGGATCGCAGCCCACGCGCCTCGAGGACCCCCGCCCAGAGGTCGACGCTCTTCCGGGTCGCCGCGTAGACGATGCCGGGGGTCCCGACCTCGCGCAGCAGGCGGTCGAGGGCGCGGGCCTTGTCGGCGCGGGATCGGCATGGCTCGACGGCCAGCGTGAGGTTCGGGCGGTCGAATCCGGTCACGAGCTCGAGCGGATCCGACAGGTGCAGCTGCCGGGCGATGTCGGCACGGACCTCCGGCGTCGCCGTGGCCGTGAACGCGGCGGCCGGGACGGCGAGCCTGAGGCGCAGCTCCCCCAGGCGGCCGTAGTCCGGCCGGAAATCGTGGCCCCACTGGCTGATGCAGTGGGCCTCGTCCACGATCAGCCGCGCGATGGGCACCGCGGCCAGGGCGGCGTTGAACCGCGCGCTCGCGAGCCGCTCCGGCGCGACGTAGACGAGCCGCAGCCGCCGGGCCGCGAGCTCACGCTCCACAGAGGCGCGTTCCGCGGCGCCGAGCCCCGAGTGCAGCGCCGCGGCCGCGACGCCCCGGGATCTCAGGTTGTCGACCTGGTCCTTCATGAGCGCGATGAGCGGCGACACGACCACCGACGTCCCTTCGAGCAGGAGGGCAGGCAGCTGGAAGCAGAGCGACTTCCCCGACCCGGTCGGCATGACCGCCACGAGGTCGCGTCCGTCGAGGACCGCTCCGGCGGCCTCCTCCTGTCCCGGCCGGAAGCCGTCGAAGCCGAACGTCTCGCGCAGCGCCAGCCGCAAGCGGTCCGGGGTGTCTAGGAGCCTGTCTTGAGGGGACATCGGAGGAAGCCTACTACACCTCCCGTGCTAGGCTCCCCCGGTGAACACGGTCGTCCTGCCGGCCGGGTGGGAGCATCAAGCGGCCCCGGCTGCCACGATGTTCGATCGGCTCGGCCCACCTCTCGCCTGGTGGAGTGCGGCCTTTCTCCTTCTCGCCCTCGCCGTCCTCCTCGTCGAGCGACGTCCCGGCCTCTCCCTGGTCCTGGCGCTCCTGTCCACTCCGATCCTGGCAATCGCCGCAAACGGCTTGGTGGACGATGCCTATATCCAGTTCCGCTACGCGACCAACGTCGTGGCGGGCCACGGCCCCGTCTTCAACCCAGGGGAGCGCGTGGAGGGCGCGAGCGGCGGCATCTGGATCGGCGTCCTGGCGCTGGCCGGCGCCACGAGCGGTTTGGATACCGCCCGCTGCGGCCGGATCCTGTCTCTCGTCGCGGCTTGCTTCGCCTCGTGGTGCGCCGCCGCCTTCGGTCGCACGACCGGCGGCCCCCGGGGCGCTGCCCGGGCGGCGATCGTCTGGGCCGCGGTCCCCACGAGCGTGCTGTACGCCGCGACCGGCCTCGAGACCTCCGCGTTCGCCCTGGGACTCTGGGGGCTGGCCGCGGCCGTCGCCCGCGATCGCCGCGGTCCGGCGGCCCTTGCGGGCGTTCTCGTCGCGACGCTGCGCCCGGAAGGGGCGATCCTGGCACTCGGGGCGACGCCATTCTGGAGCCGTCTCGGCCGCGCGGGCCGCGCGGCTCTCCTCGGGACCGCCCTGGGCGCGGCGGCCATCGCCTGTGGAAGGCTCCTGTTCTACGGTCTTCCCGTGCCGCGGTCGGCGCTGGTCAAGGGAGTGCTTGCGCCCGCGGGTCCCGACCAGGGGCTTCTCTACCTTGGAGCGGTCGCCCTCGAGTGGTGGCCACTTCTCCCGGCGCTGGCGTGGCTCGGCGCGCGCTACAAGGCGCTCCTCCCGATCCTCGCGCCGGCGGCGCTTCTCACCATCCTGGTTGTCCTGCGCGGCGGTGACTGGATGCCCGGCGGTCGCTATCTTCTGCCCCTTCTGGTCGTCCTCGCCGCGGGCGCCGCCATCCTCCCCGCGGCGCGCACGTCGCGCTGGCTGGTGGCGGGCTCGGCGGCTTGGGGCCTCCTGCTGCTTTCGCCTCTCACACCGCCGCCCACCCTGCCGGCGGTCGTGCCGCTGGGGCGCGCGTGGCGCGCGATGGCCGAGGGCCGGGCCCAGTCTCGCTGGTGGGAGTCGCTGGGTACGTGGGCCGGGAGGAGCCTGCCGCCCGGCACCCGCCTGGCCGCGGGACCCTCCGGAGCGCTGCCGTACGCTTCGCGGCTCGCGACGTTCGATCTGTACGGCCTGTGCTCCCCGGTAACGCACCAGCGCGGGGGCGAGGCCGGCCACAGGCTGTGGGGATTGAGCGAGGCGCTGGCCGCCGGCGTCGACGTGGTCTATCCCGGGCGCAGCCTGGCCATGGTCGAGGACCTGGGCGCCCTGCTCCCGGCCGCGCAGAGGCAGGTCGGAAGCGAGCCGAACCTCATGGTGGACTACCGGCCGCTGACCATCGTCCACGCGCCCGAGTACCGATTCGATTACCTGCGCGATGAAATCTGGATTCGCAGGGAAGTTCTTCCCGCCATCCCGCATCCTGGCGCGGGTCCGCTGGGAAGGTAGAGAGGCTCCTAGCCGATGGACAAGCTGCGGACCTCGATCGGCCCCGTGGCCTCCGTGTTCGGGCTCGCTCTGGGGCTGCGCCTTCTGGCGATGGCGCGGGCGTTCGATCCCGCCGCCGCCTTCGAGAAGTTCCCCCTGCTGGCGCACAGGCTGATGGCCGACGGGTGGGTGGCGCGCGAGCCGTTCGGCTACTCCCCGGCCTACATCTACTGGCTGGCCCTGCTCATGCGGGCCGGCGCGACACCGGCGGCGCTGTGCGTCGCGCAGGCGGTCCTGGGGGCCCTCGCCTGCGTCTTCATCCTGGATCTGGCGAAGCGGCTGTTCGGGCCGGCCGAGGCGGTCGTGGCGGGAGTCATGGCGGCGGCCTTCGGTCCGTTCCTCCTCTTCTCCATCGAGCTCGAATCGGACGGGCTGGGGCTCGTCCTTTATTGCGCCGCCGCTACGGCCTTTGTGGCGGCGCTGGACCGGCCGGTGTTCTGGCGATTCGCCGTGGCGGGGCTGCTCCTCGGCCTGCGGGCGGCGCAACGGCCCGACGCGATGCTCCTCGCCGGATTTCTGGCGGTCGTGCTCTGGCATGACGCGCGTCCTGCGCGCCCGGGGCTCGCGGCGCTGGCGGCCCCGGCCTGCCTCCTGGCCGGGTGCCTCCTTCCGATCCTGCCGGTCGCCTGGCAGAACGTCCGGGCCTCGGGGGAGATCATCCCGGTGACGTCGTCGAGCGGGTGGGTGTTCTACACCAGCCAGAATCACGCCGCCTCCGGCCTCGGCTACGCTCCGCCCCCCCTCGCCTACGCCTGGATGCATGCGCCTTACCGCGAGGGGGAGGACCCGCTCGATCGACTCGATGACCGCGTCTCCCGCCGGCTCGCGGCGCTCGCCGCCGGGCGCGACCTGGCGCCGGGCGAGGCGTCCCGTTTCTGGCGCGCGGAGGGGTGGCGGAGCATCGAGCGGCGGGGCCTTGTCCGCCAGCTCGGCCTGCAGGCGCGGAAGCTCGGATACCTCCTGCGCCCCTACGAGGGGCACGACAGCCTGCCGCTTCTCCTCAAAGATCACCGCCTTTCGGCC
This window of the Candidatus Polarisedimenticolia bacterium genome carries:
- a CDS encoding ABC transporter substrate-binding protein — its product is MRREPTRGPFLTASRIAATVLVLLIAQAGAGGAAVLPAGMRVAAIVSQDAVPYEEALSGFRSHLERQGVAVQIDVYPLHGDPAGSDAALQSARRDRAQVLLTLGSLATQEAVRQVKDTPIVAGLVLKADDLEEAANATGVVLEFPVELELRWLQRMLPGLRNIGVLFNPAENQDRIDEATRAARDMGLTLHPRKVTTPRDLPGALDSLGNRADVLWGVADQVVLNPQTVRPILLFSLHNRIPFVGLSATWVKAGALYALDRDYGDIGRQCAEMAVKILQGTAPRSIVPAPPRKVVYSVNMKTARILKLDIQSGLLQGALAVVD
- a CDS encoding TonB-dependent receptor, whose amino-acid sequence is MGGYRIVVVACLGCILLLSGPRDVRAGSGDAGARPTGGPPAAGSAGEEMILFQELPSVFGASKYEQKPSEAPAAISIVTAEEIQRYGYRTLSEILRSVRGIFTTYDRNYSYIGVRGFNRPGDYDTRILLLLDGHRLNDNVYDQAAIGTEAVVDVETIERVEIIRGPSSSLYGTNAFLAVINVITKSGRDLKGREVSGSGGSFSTGQARAAYGARLENGLEMYLSGTFSDSGGQDLFYPEYDSPATNGGWARGADGDRFRRAFTKFEWANARIVAGYSSRAKHVPTASYGTVFNDARERTSDERAFVDLRFEREFGLSSRLVGTGSYDGYWYRGDYPYAASYSKDYGYGEWWTGEVQAITMRFDRQKLIGGTEIRTSSRQDQGFYDAEPYYLYFQDRRRSSIWALYLQDEIRVRDNLIVNVGLRHDDYDTFGGTTNPRVGVIYAVGDATTLKLLYGRAFRAPNVYELYYQDGGVSQKANPDLRPETIRTLEVAADHTFGARVRGSASVYRYGINDLITLGTDPLDGLDVFDNVERARAEGVELEIEGAFNRFLEGRVSYALQRSQDASTGATLTNSPRHLAKVNLTVPFLAEKLVAALEMQYTSSRETLQGGRAGGFGVANVTLLSRAWRKGPSLSLSLFNVLDKKYADPGGAEHLQVAIPQDGRSVRAQVKYEF
- a CDS encoding TonB C-terminal domain-containing protein gives rise to the protein MNRAFPIVAAAVMALAFQRAGVVSATASAPQLKVFFAAEFKDTLYQQKTYKKVASSWKRPADTPKPGNKAVVIAVIQKDGSIPEPVLHYKSGSGTWDAAALDAVRKAAPFDPLPKGYPRPSVEVHFHFESG
- a CDS encoding RecQ family ATP-dependent DNA helicase, coding for MSPQDRLLDTPDRLRLALRETFGFDGFRPGQEEAAGAVLDGRDLVAVMPTGSGKSLCFQLPALLLEGTSVVVSPLIALMKDQVDNLRSRGVAAAALHSGLGAAERASVERELAARRLRLVYVAPERLASARFNAALAAVPIARLIVDEAHCISQWGHDFRPDYGRLGELRLRLAVPAAAFTATATPEVRADIARQLHLSDPLELVTGFDRPNLTLAVEPCRSRADKARALDRLLREVGTPGIVYAATRKSVDLWAGVLEARGLRSGRYHAGLGDAERVRVQDDFLAGRLDAIAATNAFGMGVDKRDLRFVAHAEVPGSLEAYYQEVGRAGRDGLPARGVLLFGPADVRTQEFFLAGSNPSPAVFRRVWALLGTGADDATIESAGSGDAAGAMAAATAARLLRRAAERLGRSPGSGGPPMDFAAQADKARRDRGRLDTMIRYAFGRGCRTRFIYDYFAGAGRGAAVVRCGTCDVCLGWRRAEGRPLDDGEFERVRIALSAVARLPARFGVERIAQVLTGSRSQAVLDRGLDRLPTFGRLADLKLDEVKGLLEVLVEAGLLERRGIEGSRPGAFVLALSAEGVAVMRADHRPLLALPRGEAPKEPRSRRKPAIEAVPGAGARPDAALLGRLKAWRAAEAKRRRVPAYVVFHDSTLEALAALKPSDRGGLKAVKGVGHTKLETYGDDLLRVLAGRPPEA
- a CDS encoding glycosyltransferase family 39 protein; protein product: MDKLRTSIGPVASVFGLALGLRLLAMARAFDPAAAFEKFPLLAHRLMADGWVAREPFGYSPAYIYWLALLMRAGATPAALCVAQAVLGALACVFILDLAKRLFGPAEAVVAGVMAAAFGPFLLFSIELESDGLGLVLYCAAATAFVAALDRPVFWRFAVAGLLLGLRAAQRPDAMLLAGFLAVVLWHDARPARPGLAALAAPACLLAGCLLPILPVAWQNVRASGEIIPVTSSSGWVFYTSQNHAASGLGYAPPPLAYAWMHAPYREGEDPLDRLDDRVSRRLAALAAGRDLAPGEASRFWRAEGWRSIERRGLVRQLGLQARKLGYLLRPYEGHDSLPLLLKDHRLSAWTSFGMGIVAPLALLGLALCWNRAAPGGTRRLALPGFLLLPAVTMSLFYVGARFRLELEAMLLPFAAAALVWLGRRVRAREGRKPAVSVVVLVVLAALLHAPDREIARQRRLLFIQLHTFLGDRAGGSEAAESEFHRAADAARYPAEAEGAWRGLALVSRGRGDAAAAVRYEALASGLLDDGELRRLEMLRDDPDAVWAIGRHWMLRRDMSRAADTLARAAALAPDDPDILLSRALAAFESGKAEPGVVAAWTDEALRGGLRFSPNAATGYRLIARCDERLGRRDEAEVSLRLAARFDAALR